In Bacillus thuringiensis, the DNA window GCGGCTCTTGACGTATTTGAATTTGAACCGAAAATTACTGAAGAGCTAAAAGGATTAAAGAATGTAGTACTTGCTCCTCACGTAGGAAATGCAACATTCGAAACGCGTGATGCGATGGCTGAAATGGCAGTAAGAAATATTTTAGCCGTATTAAACGGTGAAGAGCCTGTAACACCTGTAAATCAAAAGGTATTAGTTACAAAATAAAGTGCAGCTTTAATGAGAGCGGGCATCCCACTCTCATTATTCCCCTACACCAATCGGGCTTTTGCGGCATAAAAAGAAACCTTCCGGAGTCGGAAGGTTTTTCTTATTTTTCTTTATTTGCTCTTTTAGATGGTCTTTGTCTAAGAAATTGAGATAGCATATACAAAATATATAGTGGAATAGCAATGAATAAGAAAACAGAAAAATTACCGAACCCTGTTTGGTACATTGTGATAATGATTCCAACTAAAAATAGTGTAATAATGATGCTATATCGTGGAATTGGTACATCTTTTAAACTTGGGATACGAATGCGGCTCACCATTAAAAATGCGAACGTTACAAATACTGTAATAAGAACGATTTTTGGAATGGTATGTGAAAATAATGTTAAGAAAGCAACAAGCCCTCCCGCTGCTGTAATCGGTACCCCAGTGAAATATTTCATTGAAGTAGAAGATGGTGTTACATTAAATCGTGCTAAACGGTATGCCCCGAAAAGAGGGAATAGTCCCGCTATGTATAGTCCGATGATTCCATAATTGGAGAAAGATGTGTAATACATGAGAACAGCAGGTGCTGCACCAAATGTTACGACATCCGCCAGCGAGTCAAGCTCTTTTCCCATTTGAGAATCAACACGTAGTAAACGAGCAACACGTCCATCAAGACTATCTAACATCATCCCGATAAGTACTAAAATAGCAGCTGATTTATAATATCCTAAAGATGCATAGCCGATTGACAAGAATCCACTATATAAATTTCCGAGCGTAAATAAGTTTGGAATAGCTGCTCTATACAAAATCTGATCCCTTGCTTTCTGTAATAAATTCTTAATTAGTGTATGAAATTTTACTTATTTTATCATACCATAAATTTCTTCCTCATACGAAAAAAATTCCCAATTTGTGAAAGATTTCATGGGAGAATGATTTGAAAAATAAGTAAAAAAAGAAGCAACTTTTATAAAGTTGCTTCCTGCACTATTCAAATTTCGTTGTCATTGTTCCGGTTTTATACCGATTGTTAGGATCGAAACGTAATAAATCTCCATAAATGAGTTTGTCGGAGAGTTTCAATTCAGTTTTTGCTTTTTCAATATTCGGTTGACATAATGAAATGTCCGCTTCTTCACCTGTATTTCGTTTATAGCACATGTTTTTTGTATAAACATAATCTTCCGAAACGAAGCTACCATCACGCATTACCATAAGTGGGTCTTTTTCTTTAATAAATAAGTCAGTCCCAAATTCAACGGATTGATTTGTTTTAATACCAAGTAAATGAAGTAGCGTTGGTTTAATATCAATTTGACCAGATACTTTAGAAATGACTTTTCCTTCTTGACCAGGTACATGAATAATGAGAGGGACGCGTTGTAATTGCATAGAATCAAACGGTGTAATAGCGTCTTTCCCAAGGAACTGAGCCATAGCTGCGTTATGGTTTTCGGAAATACCGTAATGATCTCCATAAATGACAATAACGGAATTATCATACAGTCCTTCGTCTTTTAATTGTTTAATAAATAATTTAAGAGCTTCATCTGTGTAACGAACGGTTGGGAAGT includes these proteins:
- the pssA gene encoding CDP-diacylglycerol--serine O-phosphatidyltransferase; the encoded protein is MYRAAIPNLFTLGNLYSGFLSIGYASLGYYKSAAILVLIGMMLDSLDGRVARLLRVDSQMGKELDSLADVVTFGAAPAVLMYYTSFSNYGIIGLYIAGLFPLFGAYRLARFNVTPSSTSMKYFTGVPITAAGGLVAFLTLFSHTIPKIVLITVFVTFAFLMVSRIRIPSLKDVPIPRYSIIITLFLVGIIITMYQTGFGNFSVFLFIAIPLYILYMLSQFLRQRPSKRANKEK